One window of Mobula hypostoma chromosome 30, sMobHyp1.1, whole genome shotgun sequence genomic DNA carries:
- the LOC134339758 gene encoding zinc finger protein 239-like, translating to MPFTCFDCGKGFSYSSGLLAHQAVHTGKRPFICSDCGKGFTQSSQLQAHQRVHTGERPFTCSDCGKGFTQSTHLKIHQSVHTAERPFTCSDCGKGFTQSFQLLAHQSVHTGQWPFSCSDCGKGFTQLSILKVHQRVHTGERPFTCSDCGKGFTQSSTLKAHQRRHTGERPFSCSDCGKGFTRSSDLLTHQRVHTGERPFTCSDCGKGFTQSSQLKAHQRIHTGERPYTCSDCGKGFTKLTNLQRHQRVHTGRSPDQTLASDLLGQPTYRDSSQFTLGSGCSPAQTVGRDSLSHLN from the coding sequence atgccattcacctgctttgactgtgggaagggattcagttaCTCCTCTGGCTTGCTGGCACACCAGGCTGTTCACACTggaaagaggccattcatctgctctgactgtgggaagggattcactcagtcatctcaactgcaggcacatcagcgagttcatactggggagagaccgttcacctgctcagactgtgggaaggggttcactcAGTCTACCCACTTGAAgatacaccagtcagttcacactgcagagaggccattcacctgctccgactgtgggaagggattcactcagtcattccaactactggcacaccagtcagttcacacaggGCAGTGGCCAttctcctgctcagactgtgggaagggatttactcagtTATCTatactgaaggtacatcagcgagttcacactggggagaggccgttcacctgctccgactgtgggaaaggattcactcagtcctCTACTCTGAAGGCACACCAGCGACGtcatactggggagaggccgttctcCTGCTccgactgtgggaaaggattcactcgatcatctgacctactgacacaccagcgagttcacacaggggagagaccattcacctgctctgactgtggtaagggattcactcagtcatctcaactgaaggcacatcagcgaattcacactggggagagaccctacacctgctcagactgtgggaaagggttCACTAAGTTAACCAATCTACAGaggcaccagcgagttcacactgggagaAGCCCGGATCAGACTCTGGCAAGTGACTTACTGGGTCAACCCACCTACAGAGACagcagtcagttcacactggggagtggttGCTCACcagctcagactgtgggaagagattcacttagtcatctcaactga